The Rhododendron vialii isolate Sample 1 chromosome 6a, ASM3025357v1 genome includes a window with the following:
- the LOC131330000 gene encoding G-type lectin S-receptor-like serine/threonine-protein kinase SD2-5 codes for MAKPSLPLIISFAITITVFINSDYSAHLCNSQSVANLSTTWINNNPTIIMNSSFLFPGYQMTPVLSLSDTSQFVSGFYCFSKETTSCFFGIFIFGERKYSYFETQNSTILIEPQPVWFANRDHPVEVNATLKLTGNGDLILDDADGDMVWSTDTGGKSVTGLRFTKFGNLILFDSNNATVWQSFDHPMDSLLIGQKLVSNSGQKLIARASSSNFSRGIYSLSVQNGYLFICMEANPPVVYYKSTLEANPNSINSEKAYVVFENGSFNGQNFALRLTAQFMRLEPDGHLKVYEWGGGEWKTVVDLLTSEFFGDCGYPMVCGKYGICSSNGQCSCFAGSSNETEIFKQINYKQTNLGCSLVTPISCNHSQYHSLLELENTSYFNSYWDYSDSNELDNKTGLEDCKNACLRNCSCKAALFVDTQDYYPTRACLLLSEVFSLKDDDFVSSNLHIFLKVQNSPTKQSSPPIDFPRKKSRSGTIILGSSLGALFGICLLVGSCILVLKRKRELEELDDEFSVDKVPGMPTRFSYGDLKTATNDFNNKLGEGGFGSVFEGMLSDGTEVAVKCLAGLSQIKKSFLAEVQTIGSIHHFNLVRLIGFCAENSNRLLVYEYMSNGSLDRWIFKRHQELTLGWESRRKIIADIAKGLAYLHEGCRQKIYHLDVKPQNILLDENFEAKVSDFGLAKLIDKDQSRVVATLRGTPGYMAPEWLSSIITEKVDVYSFGVVVLEILCGRRNLDRSQPEEEMHLLGLFERKGEEGQLLDMVDKYNADMQLHGAEVVEMMKLAVWCLQSDYRRRPSMTVVVQVLEGLVSVQDDLDYNFINAPARRTIAAIGEDMDAVYDGTPLLASVLSGPR; via the coding sequence ATGGCTAAACCAAGTCTGCCTTTGATCATTTCATTTGCTATTACTATCACCGTCTTCATCAATTCAGACTATTCTGCACATTTATGCAATTCTCAATCCGTAGCGAATTTGTCCACTACATGGATCAATAACAACCCAACAATTATCATGAACTCAAGCTTTCTTTTTCCCGGGTATCAAATGACTCCGGTCCTTTCCCTATCCGATACCTCACAGTTCGTTTCCGGCTTCTACTGCTTCTCCAAAGAAACTACTTCATGTTTCTTTGGTATCTTCATATTTGGAGAAAGAAAGTACTCCTATTTCGAAACCCAAAACTCTACCATACTAATAGAACCCCAGCCAGTATGGTTTGCTAATCGGGACCATCCAGTGGAAGTTAATGCGACCTTGAAATTAACGGGCAATGGGGATTTGATATTGGATGACGCGGATGGAGATATGGTATGGTCAACCGACACTGGAGGAAAGTCTGTCACGGGCTTAAGATTCACCAAATTCGGAAACCTCATTCTTTTTGACAGCAACAATGCAACGGTATGGCAATCTTTTGATCACCCCATGGACTCATTACTTATTGGACAAAAGCTGGTGTCAAACTCGGGGCAAAAGCTGATAGCTAGAGCATCATCATCTAACTTTAGCCGAGGCATATATTCGCTTTCTGTTCAGAACGGTTATTTGTTCATTTGTATGGAAGCCAATCCTCCGGTGGTCTATTACAAATCCACTTTAGAGGCAAATCCAAATTCCATAAATTCGGAAAAAGCGTATGTTGTGTTCGAGAACGGAAGCTTCAATGGTCAAAATTTCGCTCTCAGGTTGACAGCTCAGTTCATGAGGCTGGAACCCGACGGGCATTTGAAGGTTTACGAATGGGGAGGAGGTGAATGGAAGACCGTGGTGGATTTGCTCACTTCAGAATTTTTTGGTGACTGCGGGTATCCAATGGTGTGTGGCAAATACGGCATATGTAGTTCAAACGGGCAGTGTAGTTGTTTTGCGGGAAGCAGCAATGAAACAGAAATTTTTAAGCAAATAAATTACAAGCAAACAAACCTCGGATGCTCCCTTGTTACACCCATTTCTTGTAATCATTCTCAGTATCACAGTCTTTTGGAACTTGAGAATACTAGTTACTTCAACTCATATTGGGATTACTCAGACAGCAATGAGTTGGATAATAAAACAGGATTGGAGGATTGTAAAAATGCTTGTTTGAGAAATTGTTCTTGCAAAGCAGCTTTATTCGTGGATACACAAGACTATTATCCTACGAGAGCTTGCCTGTTACTGTCAGAAGTTTTTTCTCTTAAAGATGATGACTTTGTATCCAGCAACCTCCATATATTTCTTAAAGTGCAGAATTCTCCGACCAAACAGTCATCGCCACCGATAGATTTTCCTCGAAAGAAATCAAGAAGTGGGACAATCATCCTGGGATCTAGTCTTGGAGCTTTGTTTGGCATATGTCTTTTGGTTGGATCTTGCATTCTAGTtctcaaaaggaaaagagaactAGAGGAACTTGATGATGAGTTCTCTGTTGATAAAGTACCGGGGATGCCTACCAGATTCTCATACGGTGATTTGAAAACTGCAACCAATGACTTTAACAATAAGCTGGGGGAAGGAGGATTTGGGTCAGTCTTTGAAGGGATGTTGAGTGATGGCACCGAAGTAGCAGTGAAGTGTCTCGCCGGTTTAAGTCAGATCAAGAAGTCATTCTTAGCTGAAGTTCAGACAATAGGCAGCATCCACCATTTCAATTTGGTGAGATTGATCGGATTTTGTGCTGAAAACTCTAATAGGCTTCTAGTCTACGAGTACATGTCCAACGGGTCCTTGGATAGATGGATATTCAAAAGACATCAAGAGCTCACTCTTGGGTGGGAATCCAGAAGGAAGATCATCGCGGATATAGCCAAGGGACTAGCCTATCTCCATGAGGGATGCCGACAGAAAATATATCATTTGGATGTCAAACCCCAAAACATCCTCTTAGATGAAAACTTCGAGGCAAAAGTTTCTGATTTTGGATTGGCAAAACTAATTGATAAGGACCAAAGCCGAGTTGTAGCGACGTTGAGGGGAACCCCCGGATACATGGCTCCTGAATGGTTGAGCTCAATAATCACAGAGAAAGTAGATGTTTATAGCTTTGGGGTCGTGGTGTTAGAGATCTTGTGCGGACGGAGAAATTTGGATAGGTCTCAACCTGAGGAAGAGATGCATTTATTGGGTTTGTTCGAAAGGAAAGGAGAAGAGGGACAACTTTTGGATATGGTCGATAAATACAATGCTGATATGCAATTACATGGAGCAGAAGTGGTGGAGATGATGAAGCTTGCTGTGTGGTGTTTACAAAGTGATTACCGGAGGCGACCTTCAATGACAGTGGTGGTTCAGGTCTTGGAGGGCTTGGTTAGTGTCCAAGACGATTTGGACTATAACTTCATAAATGCTCCAGCAAGAAGAACAATTGCAGCTATTGGCGAAGACATGGATGCTGTTTATGATGGCACTCCGTTACTAGCATCAGTTCTATCAGGACCAAGGTGA